The Triticum dicoccoides isolate Atlit2015 ecotype Zavitan chromosome 6A, WEW_v2.0, whole genome shotgun sequence genome has a window encoding:
- the LOC119318627 gene encoding splicing factor 3B subunit 2-like, with translation MQPKMGNMDIDYQVFHDAFFKYQTKPKLTSHGDLHYEGKEFELKLKIMKPGMLSQELKKALGMPDGALPPWLTRMRFVGPPPFYPYLNIPCLNAPISPGTDEEEPLNRSKHWVDSEDEEDEEEEEEELIIHAEIEEGIRSVDTISSTPAAVETPDVIDLRSCRGRMQIISQVCAGGSSR, from the exons ATGCAGCCCAAGATGGGTAATATGGATATCGATTATCAG GTTTTTCATGATGCATTCTTCAAATATCAAACAAAACCCAAGTTGACTAGTCATGGTGATCTGCATTATGAAGGGAAAGAGTTTGAG CTGAAGCTTAAGATAATGAAACCAGGTATGCTGTCCCAGGAGCTTAAGAAAGCTCTTGGTATGCCTGATGGTGCCCTGCCCCCATGGCTTACCAGGATGCGG TTCGTTGGTCCTCCACCCTTTTATCCTTATCTGAATATCCCATGTTTAAATGCCCCAATCTCTCCTGGAACCGATGAG GAAGAACCTCTCAATCGCAGCAAACACTGGGTAGATTCAGAAgacgaagaggatgaagaggaagaagaggaggaactaATTATTCATGCGGAAATAGAAGAAGGCATTCGGTCTGTTGACACCATCTCAAG TACTCCAGCTGCTGTGGAAACACCTGATGTTATCGACCTTCGAAGCTGCAGAGGAAGGATGCAGATAATCAGCCAG